Part of the Myxococcus fulvus genome, GCGGCCGACGCGGACGCCAAGGCCAAGGACCTGCAGGGACAGCTCGCCACCCGCACCAAGAAGGTGCAGGACCTGGAGCTGGCGGTGGAGAACGCGCAGGGCGCCAAGGCCCGCGCGGAGAAGGACCTGGCCGCCAAGGTGGCCGCCGCCGAGGGCAAGGCCAACGAGGCCGCCGCCCGCCTCGCCACCGCCCAGAAGGAGCGCAAGGACCTGGAGGCGCGTCAGCTGCGCGAAATCGAGGAGCTCAACACCAAGCAGAAGGCGGAGCTCGAGCGTCGCGAGGCCATCAAGCTGCAGGAGGTCACCCGCCTGCAGCAGTCCGTCCAGGAGAAGAGCAAGGCGCTCAAGGTCGCCGAGCTGGAGCTGGCTCGCTACAAGAGCAAGGCCCCCGCCGCCACGCCCGCCCCCGTCGCCGCCAAGGCCGCCAAGGCTCCGGCTCCCGTCGAGGACGACGAACTGGCCACCCGCCCGCAGCTCAACCAGGTCATCCCCGCGGCCGCCGCCCCCGCTCCCGCCAAGGCCGCCAAGGCCGCCGCGAAGCCCGCCGCCGCGAAGAAGGCCGCCGCTCCCGCTCCCGCCCCTGCCCCGCTGGGTGGCGACGATTCGGACCCCTCGGACCGCACCATGCTCATCCAGCTGCCCGCCCAGGCCGCCAAGGAGGATGACGACTGGACGGCCCTGGTGGACGAGCTGGACAAGTAGCCCGCCTGGGGCCGCCTCGCACGGGGCGGCCCCGCCGGCTTCCCGTCACCCTGGCTGTCTGGAGTCCCGGCACCCGCCGGAAGGCCGGCTGTCCGCCGACCGGGAGGGCCTCGGGAGCGACTCGCGTGGAGTCGCGACATCCGTGCCCTACCTGGGTGAAAAACTCAGAGGACGGCGCGCGCGTCGCGCACCAGCTCCTTGAAGTGCAGTGAGGCGAGGACGTCGCGGAGGGAGGCCTCACGGCCCACGCTGTGCGCCTGCGCCTGCGCCTCACGCCAGCGGGCCATCAGCGTCCGCAGCGTGATGTACGCCAGCAGCAGCGGGAAGCCTCCCGGCAACAGGAGCACCGCCACCGCCATCACCATCCTCATCCACGCCCACACCATGACCACGGACCTCGCTGCTTTCCCTTCGTGAGTTGCGCCACTGAGATGCACGGTGCGTGCCCACGGTGCGCAAATAATTTCCCTCTCTTTTTCCGCAGGGTTGGGGAGCAGCGGGGCAAGACAGCCGCGACGCGAGGGCGAGGATCCTGGCATTTTTGCCGCAGTCGCCTGAAAGGGCCTCGGTTAAGTTCCGCCGCGTGAGCACCCCAGAGACGGCCAAGGTCCGCGGCTTTGACAGCGTGGCGGACGCGGAGAAGCAGCTCGAGCAGGTGGGATACCTGCCCTCACCGGAGATCGCCACCGCGGCCTTCCTGGCGGACCGGATGGACAAGCCCATCCTGGTGGAGGGCCCCGCCGGCGTGGGCAAGACGGAGCTGGCGCGCGCCATGGCCGCCGCGCTGGGCCGCGAGCTCATCCGGCTCCAGTGCTACGAGGGGCTGGACGAGGCCAAGGCCCTCTACGAGTGGGAGTACGCCAAGCAGCTGCTCTACACCCAGCTGCTCAAGGACAAGATTGGGGAGATGGTGGACGGCACCCAGTCCCTGGCGGAGGCCGCCGACCGGCTGGCGTCCGGCGACGCGGTGTTCTTCTCCGAGCGCTTCCTCTTGCCCCGCCCCATCCTGCGCGCGCAGCTCTCCGAGCGCCCCGCCCTGCTGCTGGTGGACGAGATCGACAAGGCGGACCCGGAGTTCGAGGCCTTCCTGCTGGAGGTCCTCTCCGACAACGCCGTCACCATTCCGGAGCTGGGCACGTTCCGCGCGAAGCACATCCCCCGCGTGCTGCTCACGTCGAACGCCGCGCGCGAGCTGTCCGACGCGCTCAAGCGCCGCTGCCTGCACCTGCACATCGACTTCCCGGACCGCGAGCGCGAGCTGCGCATCGTCCGCTCCCGGCTGCCGCAGGTGCCGCAGGTGCTCGCCGAGCAGGTGGTGGAGGCCGTCGCCGCCATCCGCGCGCTGGACTTGAAGAAGGCGCCGTCCATCAGCGAGACGCTGGACTGGGCGCAGAGCCTGGTGCTGCTCAACGCGGACCAGCTCACCTCGGACGTGGTGGCCTCCACGCTCAACCTCGTCCTCAAGTACGAAGGCGACATCGAGAAGGCGCGCGCCAACCTGCCGCAGATTGCCCAGGCGTGAGGTGCGTCGGGACACCCGGGCCCACGTGAGCCGGGGCGTCCTCGCGCCGGTGTATGCTCGGGCGGCCCGCTCTCCTCGAGGCCCCGGCCGCTCGTGCTCCTGAAGGAACGCTTCCAGATCAACCGCCCGCTCGAGGAGCAGGAGCTGACGCTCGTGCGCGCGTGCGTGGACAGCCCCGGCCTGCTCGACGCGCGCGAGGAGGCCGTGCTGCGCACCGCGCTGTCGCTCGCGAAGCTCTACAAGGTCCAGCACGGCGGCCTCGACGTGGGCGTGGGCGCGCAGCTCACGCCCTTCCGTGAGGAGGTGGAGCGGCGGCTCGGCCCGGTGCTGAACGGAACCCGGCCTCCGACGCGGGACAGGCTGGTGCCGCACGTGCGGGACTTGCGCGAGCACGCGGCCCGCGCGCGCGACGGCGTGCTGGCGCGACTTCGCGGACGCGTGCCGCCCGAGGCGTTGGACCGGGAGCTGCGGCACAAGGAGCTCGTCATGGTGACGGGCGGCGGAGGCGGCACCGCCTTCGTCTACCTGGGCGTGATGAGCCTCCTGGCCGAGCACGCGCTGGAGCCCCGGCTGCTCGCGGGCGCGTCCATGGGCGCGGTGCTCGCGCTGATGCGCTCGCGCATGGCGCGCTTCGACCCCACGGAGATGATCAACATCGTCCGGGGCCTGTCCTTCCGGAAGCTCTTCCGCTTCATCTCCACGGAGAGCCGCTACGGCCTGCCCGCGGCGCTGCGGCTGTTCCTGCGCGCGGGCCTGGGCCGCTTCTTCGGCGCCGGTCCCGAGGGCAGCGGCATGCGGCTCAAGGACCTCCCCGTCCCCACGCTCATCGCCGTGGGCGGCATCCGCCGGGGCATGCTGCCCAGGCCGCTCGAGTATTACGAGCGCCTGCTCGGCACCAGCCCCCTGGGGCTGCTCGACCCCGTGGGGGTCGCGCGCCGCATCCAGGCCTCCATGGGCGCCATGGCGGAGCTCTTCACGCGCCCCGAAATCACGATGCGCCTGCACCTGGGCACCGACGACGCGAGCGGCGAGTTCGACGCGCTCGACGCCGCGGGCTTCTCCTCCGCCCTGCCCGGCGTCATCCACTACGACGTGCTGCGTGAGGACCCGCGCATGCACTCGCTGCTCGACGGGCTGATGGCGCACCACGGCATCGCGCGCTTCATCGACGGAGGCCTCGTCGACAACCTCCCCGCGAAGGCCGCCTGGAAGGCCGTGGCCAAGGGCCGCATCGGCACGCGCAACACCTTCATCCTCGCGCTGGACGGCTTCGCGCCCCGGCTCGCCACGCCCTTCTGGCTGCCGCTGCAGCGGCTCGCGGCGATGACGGTGGCACCCAACCTGCCCTACGCGCATCACATCAAGCGCTTCCCTCGCACGCTCTCACCGCTCGACGTCGTGCCCTCCGTGGAGCTCGCCTCCAAGGCCCTCCACTTCGGCCGCAAGGCCATGGCGGACGACCTGCCGTGGCTCCGACGCATGCTGACCCCCTTGCCCGCCGTGCTCTGAATTCCGGGGAACGGCTTTCACGCTTTGACCTCATAGCGTGTGGTGGCTAGAAGGGCGGGGCAGTTCCACTTTTTCAGGGCGAAGGAACCCCCGCATGAGCTCCACCTCGACCAGCGTATTGCGTGCCGACCAGATCTGGCTCGACGGCAAATTGGTGAAATGGGACGAGGGCCATGTCCATGTGATGACGCACGCCCTGCACTACGGGCTGGGCGCGTTCGAGGGCATCCGCGCGTACCGCA contains:
- a CDS encoding AAA family ATPase, with translation MSTPETAKVRGFDSVADAEKQLEQVGYLPSPEIATAAFLADRMDKPILVEGPAGVGKTELARAMAAALGRELIRLQCYEGLDEAKALYEWEYAKQLLYTQLLKDKIGEMVDGTQSLAEAADRLASGDAVFFSERFLLPRPILRAQLSERPALLLVDEIDKADPEFEAFLLEVLSDNAVTIPELGTFRAKHIPRVLLTSNAARELSDALKRRCLHLHIDFPDRERELRIVRSRLPQVPQVLAEQVVEAVAAIRALDLKKAPSISETLDWAQSLVLLNADQLTSDVVASTLNLVLKYEGDIEKARANLPQIAQA
- a CDS encoding patatin-like phospholipase family protein; this encodes MLLKERFQINRPLEEQELTLVRACVDSPGLLDAREEAVLRTALSLAKLYKVQHGGLDVGVGAQLTPFREEVERRLGPVLNGTRPPTRDRLVPHVRDLREHAARARDGVLARLRGRVPPEALDRELRHKELVMVTGGGGGTAFVYLGVMSLLAEHALEPRLLAGASMGAVLALMRSRMARFDPTEMINIVRGLSFRKLFRFISTESRYGLPAALRLFLRAGLGRFFGAGPEGSGMRLKDLPVPTLIAVGGIRRGMLPRPLEYYERLLGTSPLGLLDPVGVARRIQASMGAMAELFTRPEITMRLHLGTDDASGEFDALDAAGFSSALPGVIHYDVLREDPRMHSLLDGLMAHHGIARFIDGGLVDNLPAKAAWKAVAKGRIGTRNTFILALDGFAPRLATPFWLPLQRLAAMTVAPNLPYAHHIKRFPRTLSPLDVVPSVELASKALHFGRKAMADDLPWLRRMLTPLPAVL